The following DNA comes from Streptomyces globosus.
CCTGGGCCCGGGATCCCGGCTGCTGTCCGGGCTCGGCTACGACACCTGGAAGGGCCTCTCGGCCGGACTGTACGCGGCACTGGCCGCGGGCGGGTCGGTGGTGCTGTGCCGGCACCTGGACCAGCTGGACGCGGAGGGCCTGGCGAAGCGCACGGAAGCGGAGCGGGTGACGCACACGGCGCAGTAAGGACCGCCGCAGCCGCCGCACCGGGGCACCCGCCCGCGCCCCCGCCCCGACCCGCGCCGCCCGGCAGACCCGCCGCACTTTTCACCCGTTCAGCCCTAGACAGGCCCCTGCCCCCGGGCCGCCACACACGCCCGGGGGCAGGATCGGTCCAGGTCGTACACGTGCGACCCCATGCCGGACCGGCGAGGGGACGGAACGCGAGTGACATCCAGCGCAGGCATACCTGGCAGGCAGCCGGAAGCGGCAGGCGGCTCCCCGGAGTCCCCGCGCCGCCGCCGGCGCCGGCTGCTGCGCTGGATCGGGCTCGGCCTGGCCCTGCTGGTGCTGCTCGGGGCGGGCACGGGCTGGTGGCTGTACCGCAAGCTCAACGCGAACATCACCGCGGACACCTCCGCGGCGGCCGAACTGGAGCGCTACGAGCGGGAGCGCCCGCCGCCCGGATCGAGCGGCTCCCGCAACATCCTCCTCATCGGCGCGGACTCGCGCGCGGGCAGCGGCAACGCCTCGTACGGCAGGGACAAGGGAACGCAGCGCTCGGACACCGTCATCCTCCTGCACCTGCCCGCCGACCGCCGCAGCGCGACGGCGGTGTCGATCCCCCGCGACCTGATGGTGGACATCCCGAGCTGCCTGGGGCCGGGCGGGAGCCGCAGCGCCGAGCAGTTCGCGCAGTTCAACTGGGCGTACCAGCGGGGCGGGGCCGCCTGCACGATCCGTACGGCGGAGAAGCTGACCGGGATCCGGATCGACCACCACATGGTGATGGACTTCGACGGGTTCAAGCGGATGGTCGACGTGATCGGCGGCGTGGAGGTCTGCCTGAAGCAGCCGGTGAACGACCCCGGGGCGCGGCTGCGGCTCCCGGCGGGCCGGCAGACCCTGCGCGGGGAGCAGGCCCTGGGCTTCGTCCGCGCCCGGTACAGCCTGGGCGACGGCAGTGACACGGAGCGGATGGAGCGTCAGCAGCACTTCCTGGCCTCGATGGTCGACAAGGTGCAGAGCAACGGGGTGCTGCTGAACCCGCGGAGGCTGTACCCGCTGCTGGACGCGGCGACGTCCTCGGTCACCACCGACCCGGGGCTGGCGTCGCTGCGCGGGCTGTACGAACTGGCGCGCGCGCTGCGGAGCGTGCCGACCGACCAGGTGAACTTCCTGACGGTGCCGCGCCGTCCGTACGCCGCGGACCCCAACCGGGACGAACTGGTGCAGCCCGACGCGGGCCGGCTCTTCCAGCGGCTGCGGACGGACCAGCCGCTCGCGGTGGCCCCGTCGACGGGGCCGGACGAGCGCGGCACCGGCAGCACGATGCGGCCGCCCACCCCCGCCCCCACCTCGGGAACCGACACCAGCGCGACACCCGTCCCCACGTTCACGGGCACCACTGCCGGGATGACCGACTGCCGGTAAAGCAATCCCAAAAGCCGGTGTCCGAACCGCAAGGCATGAGTATTTTGCCCCGTTTTAAGGTGAGTGGAATTTGTCACCACCATGGTTTGGAGCGGACCGGGGCGGATAAGGTGAGCGATCCGGTGCCCTGGCCAGCGAAGAGGCCGTGCACCAGCAGCCGGATCGTTGACC
Coding sequences within:
- a CDS encoding LCP family protein, encoding MTSSAGIPGRQPEAAGGSPESPRRRRRRLLRWIGLGLALLVLLGAGTGWWLYRKLNANITADTSAAAELERYERERPPPGSSGSRNILLIGADSRAGSGNASYGRDKGTQRSDTVILLHLPADRRSATAVSIPRDLMVDIPSCLGPGGSRSAEQFAQFNWAYQRGGAACTIRTAEKLTGIRIDHHMVMDFDGFKRMVDVIGGVEVCLKQPVNDPGARLRLPAGRQTLRGEQALGFVRARYSLGDGSDTERMERQQHFLASMVDKVQSNGVLLNPRRLYPLLDAATSSVTTDPGLASLRGLYELARALRSVPTDQVNFLTVPRRPYAADPNRDELVQPDAGRLFQRLRTDQPLAVAPSTGPDERGTGSTMRPPTPAPTSGTDTSATPVPTFTGTTAGMTDCR